GCCCAAGATGTATAAATTTTATCTTTTTTAAATGCCCATTCATTTTGAGCATATAATTCGTTAACTACTAAGGAAAGTAAAAGGATGATTAACGCTTTCTTGTTCATTGTTTTATGATTTGGTTTCTTTAAAGTTAATTTTTTGTTTGATACTTTTTAAATAAATAAAGCCGAAAGTACCAGCAATAATTGAAGCGCAGAGTATGGCAAACTTAGCTTCAACCACATATTCTGGATTGCTAAAAGAAAGCAAGGAAATAAATATAGACATGGTAAAACCGATGCCCGCCAACATACCAACGCCTATAATATGTTTCCAATTGGCGCCGGAAGGTAGTTTTGCCAACTTTATTTTAACTGCAAACCAAGATAATAAGGTTACGCCGATGGTTTTGCCAAAGAATAATCCGAATATAATCCCAAGTCCAAGTGGCGATATTAATCCATCAATCATTTCTTTTTGGAAAGTAATGTTGGTGTTAGCTAATGCAAAAATCGGCATAATTAAAAAGTTAACAGGAATAGTTAAAAAGTGTTCTAATTTTTCTAGGGGCGATAGCTCTGCAGTGTGATTAGTTGGGATGGTAAACGCCAATAACACACCAGCAATGGTTGCATGTATGCCAGAATGATGAACAAAGTACCATAAAAAAACTCCTGGAATTAAATAAAGCCAAAGTGATTTGATTTTAAAATAATTAAATGCAAGTAGCAAAGCGAAAACACCTCCTGCCATTAATAGATAGCTCCAATGAATTTGTGCGGTGTAAAATATGGCAATTACTAAAATTGCTCCCAAATCATCGGCAATTGCCAAAGCTGCTAGAAATATTTTTAAAGATGGGGGAACATTTTTGCCTAACATGGCGATGATGGCTAGTGCGAAAGCAATATCTGTTGCCATCGGAATGCCCCAGCCTGAGGCCGTTTCTTCACCTTTGTTAAAGAAGAAAAATATCAGAGAAGGAACAATCATTCCGCCTAGTGCGGCTAAAACAGGTAAAGATGCTTTTTTTAAGGTAGATAGTTCTCCTTCTATTAATTCTCGTTTGATCTCTAAGCCGACCAATAAGAAAAATATGGCCATTAAACCATCATTAACCCAAGCAGAGATACTATATTTTATTTCAACTATACCTAAGTTAAAGCCTAATATTCTAGCTAAAAAGTTGTTGAAATATTCCGCATCCCCAAAATTTGCAATCGATAAGGAAATGAGTACACAGATCAGGAGGAGAATTCCACCTACTTTACCAGATTGGAAAAACTTTGCAAAAACTGTAAGGTTGATTTTTTTTAGCATAGCTAAAAGTAACCATTTTGGCTTATAACTGCGAGCAATTTAACCACGAAGACACTGATAATATTAAGAAAACTTAATATAGCTTAGCATACTTATTGCCTTTGTGTTTGAAGGTGAAAAAATTCAACCACTAAGACACGAAGAACAAAAAGGCAAATCATCTAGCTTTGTGTTCTTAGTGCCTTTGTGGTTAGATTCAAAAAAACCGCTCCATTTATGGAAGCGGCTTTGAATTTTGTCAACCTCGAAGGTTATTTCCCAAACAATGTTGCTTTTAAGCTAATTTCAAATGTACCATTAGCCGAACCTTGCAACGCAGATGTTTCAGTGGTATAATAACCCATTATAGCTAAGGATGACCGATAGTTAATGCCTGCACCAAATGATGCACTTTTCGAACTATGATACATTCCCATAATGAAAAGCTTATTGGTAAAGTTAAAGTTTGCACCAGCATCAAAAATGCTATCATAGCCTTCAATTTCCCTGAAAGCAATTTTAGGTTCAATCTCTAATGCATTGGCTCCACTTCCTGTACTGATTTTATAACTAGCTGCAGCATAAAAACGAGAACGGTCTACTACATTATCATCTTCCTGTTTAATAAAGCTTCTAATATTAGGAATGGCAGCTTCAATATTTAACTTATCGCTGGTGTAAGCTATTCCAAAATCTCCATCAAATAAAGAACCTTTATTATTAAATTGCGTAATGCTGGGGTCTGTAACATCTCCATTTACACTACTATAATCCACTTGCTCATTCATTATGCCAATAGATGCGCCGAAATTTAGTTTTTGGTTATCTCCATTTAATGGCAAGTGATAAGCATAAGTAGCTACAGCTTTTGTGCGTTGTAAAGAACCAGCTTTTTCGTTATAAAAGTTAACGCCTAAGCCAACTTTGTTCAATTTATAATCTGCTGTAATACCTTGTGTACTTGGTGCACCAGGAATATTGCTCCATTGTTTACGGTAGTTAACATTTACGTTTAAACCATCATTCAGTCCAGCATACGCTGGATTTGCTTGATATTGGTTTAAGAAATACATCGAACTTAAAGGATTAAGCTGAGCTTTTGTTTCATTTCCTGTTAAGGATAAAACTATTGTGATAAGCAAAAGTGACCAAACTGTATGGCGTAGCATTTGATATGTTTTATTGAAAATCTTCATCTGTTTAATACAATTTAGTTTCTAATAATTGTGATGTAGCCCTTAAACTGACTAATGTTTGTGCCAAAATCTAAGATGTAGTAGTAGGTGTCGGAGGCTAATGCAGTACCATTATAAGTTCCATCCCATTCGTTGGCGTAACCTTTTTTGGTATACACAATTCTACCAGATCTGTCAAAAATCTTTAAGGTATTGTTTGGATAATAATCGATGTTCTCTATCGTGAACTTATCATTCTTGCCATCACCGTTAGGGGTTAAAATGTTTAATGGTTTAATTTTATAATCTTCTTCTACCGCTATTGTAATTGATTGATTGCTTGTACAACCTGATGCATTAGTTACTGTAACTGCATACGTTGTAGTTTGTTTCGGTCTAACCGTTAAATTGGCAGTTCCTTGTCCAGTAACTATATCTGTACTTGGCGACCAACTATAACTAACACCACCAGTTGCAGAAAGCATCACAGGAGTTCCTTTAGAAATAGGAGTAGAGGTATTGCCTGAAATGTTAATCACTGGTAATGTATTTATATTTACAACTGCACTTCCTGTTTGTGCCTGTGTTGCATAAGCATCAGCTACGCTAACCAGGGTATAAGTAAAAGTACCAGCAACATTACTAGGTGCAGTTACGGTTGCCGTTGTTGAACTTGTAGTAACAGTTCTGGCAGATCCACCATTAATTGAATAAGTAAAGGTGTATGGCGCTGTACCCACTGAACCAGTAAAGGTAATTGTTGGAGATAAACTATTGATACAAACAACTGTTGTGCCTGCAATTGTTGCTACGGGTAATGGTCTAATTAAAACAGTTGCTGTTCCTGTTTGTGTCTGACTGCAATTTGCATCTGCTACGCTAACTAAGTTATAAGCAAAGCTACCTACCACGTTTGTTGGAGCAGTAACAGTTACACTATTTCCAGTGGTGGTACTTACAGTTCTGTTTGTTGCTCCATTAATATTGTAGATAAAAGTGTAAGGTGCAACACCATTTGCCCCTGTAAAAGTAATTGTAGGGGCAGTGGCATTTTGAGGTACAGCAGTTGTGCCAGCAATTGTTGCAGTTGCTAAACCATTTACCGTTAATTTGAATGTTTTGCTAGTATTGTTAACTCCTCCAAAATCAGTTCCGCCATTATCAGTTACGGTTACAGTAATATTTGCAACACCTGCAACATTGTTTTTTAAACGATAAGTTATCGCCCCAGTTGTAGTTCCTGTACTTGCAACGGTAAGTACATCAAATAAATTTGCATTGTCTGATGTAACAGATAAAGTTGTAGTTTGTGTAGTTTCTGCACCAGCCGTAATTCCTGTTAAGGCAATGGTTTGATTTGTTGGAGAATAACAAACCGTAGCATTAGCAATAGTTGCTAAAGTAGGCTCGCCGTTGCCAAACAAATACCTCGTTTTTATAGGATAATGGTCTGTTGTGGTAGAACTGTAATTGGTAACCAAACTAGTAACTCCATCCAAAACTTCGGCTGTGCCTTGTATATAGTTTGCGTTTAAGGCTTTGTTAACAATAACATTATCAATTACTGTATTGAAGCCAGCTGTAGATTGTTTTCCTGCTAATGCAAGTGGCAAAGTAATGGGGAAATAGTTTGCTGCATCATTTGTAAAATCTGAATAAGATGTTCCAGTACCAGTAGGCATTGGAGCAATGGTCTTATCAGGATTTAAAACATCATTAAAATCGCCTAAAATGATTACTTTCTTTCCTTGAAGATTGGCGTCTATCCAATTCTTTAATTGTAAGTTTCCGCCTTTTCTTCTATTGTAAGAATCAACTTGCTCAGCAGGTGTACCCGTGTTTGCCTTAGCGTGAATCTCCATAAAGTAAACATTTTCGGTCTTGCCGTTAATGGTTATATTGGCTTCCATGGCAAAAGGGAAACGACCAGATGACCAGTTTTTATAGGGTGTTCCATCTGCGCTAGTAGAAGCTACTGCTGGATTATAAGTGTCTTCCAGTACGCCAAAAGTTCTAACTGGCTTAATAATATCTGTGCGATACATAAAAGCCAACTTCTGCGCTGACGGATAGTCAACATCTAATTTATTATCGGCATAAGAACCAAATGAGCTAAAAATTACATTATATCCGGCAGGTAAAACGGTTGCTCTAAATAAGGCGGTATCTACAACTTCGGCAAGGCCATAAACATCTGCATTTATGTTATTTACAATTGTTTTTACATTGGCAGCTTGCTGGGTATCATTTGCTGGGTCTTGAGCAGGACTGCCAAACCACTCAATGTTCCAGTTTACAACTTCCAAAGTATTGGCTACATCGAAAGTATTACCAGATAAGGTTACTGTTTTATTTGCAGAACCCGCAGTAGCGATAGTTACATTTCCAGAATAACTTGTATTTACTGCTGTTGGAGAAAATTTCGCATAAACCGTAGGCGATGTATTGTTAATTGCTGCTTTGGTATAAGTTACACTCGGGCCAAAAGTGCCTCCGCTTGTGCTGGCAATGGTAAAATTAGTAGGAGCTGTTAACGTTACATCGCCAGTTAAATTACCAGCCGAGAAACCGAATGTTTTTTCTGCTGAGGTTGTTCCTGATGCTTGAAAACCGAAATTTAAGCTCGTATTAGATATAGTGATATCAACAGGAGGCGGGGTTAGGGAGTTGGTTACCGCAAAATCATCAACTGTCCAACGGCTTGCCGAAGAAGTGCTAGAGTTATATACAAAGGCTACATAAACGGGTAAAGCCTTGTATGTTGATAAATCTATGTTGCCAGATTTTGTCCAAACATCCGACCCACTTTCTGGGAATTTACCATCTATGTTTGTCCAAGTAGCTAAGCTTGGGTCGCCAGTGCCTGTATAGTTTGTACTAACTTTTAATTGTAATTTGTCTCCAGAAAATGCAGAGCGTGTCCAAAAAGAAAGTACTGCATAAGTCATATTAGATAAATTTAATGCTGGAGAAATTAACCAATCTTGATTTAAAATATTTCCGCTTGAAAAACCATTAATTTGTAAGGCATTTCCAACACTTGCTAAGCCAGCTGGGTCAGTTGAATCGTGACCAAAAGTAGTTGTACATCCCCACGTTTGAGCACCTGTTACACTATATTGATAAAAACCATCAGATAAGGCAGAGCTTCCAACAGTTGTGCAATTCTCAAAACTAAATGCAGTTTGATTTGGGTCTATGCCTGGGCCTGTTAAAGTTACATTTTGTGAAGTTGCACCTGCACTGGCGTGTAAAATTGTACCAGTTGCATTACCAGCACTTGTTGGATTAAACTTTACATAAACCGTTTGGTTGGTTGCTAAATCAACTACCGTATAGCTTAAAGAAGTAGAAAATGTGCTATTGTCTTTAGAGATAGAAAAAGGTGCACTAACCGTTACTGTTGTCGCATTTGTTAAGTTGCCAGCAGATAATACATAAGTTTTAGCAGCAGAAACAGTGTTTATAGCTTGATTACTAAAAGCTAATGTTTTTGGTGTAGTACTTAAATATGGTCCGGATAGTGATGCAGGCTCTGTACTTGTAGCGTTTTGGGGCATTGCTACTTTACTTACAAAGTTTAATGAATTGTCATCGGTATCATATCCATTTCCACTAAATTCTTCACTGCCGCCAACACCTAAACTAATTGCGTCTGATGTTGCACTTGCTTTACGCTCAACAGAAAATGTTGCAGATGGAACAGGGGCAGGACCAGTTCCTTCAAAACTATTTGCAGTTGCACCATAACCTACAAAATCTATAATCTGTGTTCCAGTAGGTAAGCTTCCTGTTTGTGCAGTAGCCACATTTGCCAATAGAACTTTACCGGCACCAGCTGCCATTGCAATTGTTCCAGTTCTATCAGCTGTTGGTAAATTAGTTGTCCCAGCAGTACCAGCGGCTTGTTGTACCAAATAGAAACTTTTAGGGGCAATAGTGCCTGTTAGGGTAGTTACTTGCCAAGAAGTACCAGTAGCACTTGCATACTGTACCGACCAACCTGTTAAATCTACAGCACTTAGTGTTGGGTTATATAGTTCTATGAAATCGTTTTTGTAAACCGAACCGCTATTGCCACCACCGCCATAAACTTCACTAATTACAACATGATTTGCTCCAGTTGGTTCTTTAACTAATGAGTTTTGAGGATTTGGAGCAGTTACTACAAAATCTGCGCTGTTTACATCTGTATCTCTTCCATTTCCGTCAAATTCTTCGGCACCGCCAACAGCTAAACTTGCAGCTGTAGATGTTGCACTTGCTTTACGTTCTACGGATGTAGTGTTAGAGATTACAGCAGTTGGCGTTCCTTCAAAACCTGTAGCTGTTGGACCGAAACCAACTTTATCTACCACTGCGGCACTAGCTGGATTAGCTCCTGTTAAAGCCACATTAGCATTGCTTAAAATTACTTTTCCGGTTGTGCCAGATAAAGCCAAAGTTCCAATTACATCTGGTGTTGGCAAGTTAACTGTGCCTCCTGTTCCTGCGGCAGACTGTATTAAATAGAAACTTTTAGCAGGAATACTTCCTGTTAAGTCTGTTTTAGCCCAAGTTCCAGTTCCTGTGGCACTAGTATATTGAACAGACCAACCTGTTAAATTTACGGCAACATTATCTGGGTTATACAATTCGATGAAATCGTTTTTGTAAGTTGCTCCAGCGTTACCACCGCCACCATAAACCTCACTTATTACAACATGCACTGGTGCAGCTGGTGGTGTTGTGCCCACACCTGTTAGTATTACAATCTTTGTACTTGAACCCGAACTTGCATTAAAAGCATTTTCGGTAAAAGTTCCAATTGCAGTTGGGCTAAAACGAACATACACAGTTTTACTAGTTGCCAACTCGGCGATAGTATAATTAATAGAAGT
The sequence above is drawn from the Pedobacter frigiditerrae genome and encodes:
- the nhaA gene encoding Na+/H+ antiporter NhaA: MLKKINLTVFAKFFQSGKVGGILLLICVLISLSIANFGDAEYFNNFLARILGFNLGIVEIKYSISAWVNDGLMAIFFLLVGLEIKRELIEGELSTLKKASLPVLAALGGMIVPSLIFFFFNKGEETASGWGIPMATDIAFALAIIAMLGKNVPPSLKIFLAALAIADDLGAILVIAIFYTAQIHWSYLLMAGGVFALLLAFNYFKIKSLWLYLIPGVFLWYFVHHSGIHATIAGVLLAFTIPTNHTAELSPLEKLEHFLTIPVNFLIMPIFALANTNITFQKEMIDGLISPLGLGIIFGLFFGKTIGVTLLSWFAVKIKLAKLPSGANWKHIIGVGMLAGIGFTMSIFISLLSFSNPEYVVEAKFAILCASIIAGTFGFIYLKSIKQKINFKETKS
- a CDS encoding PorP/SprF family type IX secretion system membrane protein: MKIFNKTYQMLRHTVWSLLLITIVLSLTGNETKAQLNPLSSMYFLNQYQANPAYAGLNDGLNVNVNYRKQWSNIPGAPSTQGITADYKLNKVGLGVNFYNEKAGSLQRTKAVATYAYHLPLNGDNQKLNFGASIGIMNEQVDYSSVNGDVTDPSITQFNNKGSLFDGDFGIAYTSDKLNIEAAIPNIRSFIKQEDDNVVDRSRFYAAASYKISTGSGANALEIEPKIAFREIEGYDSIFDAGANFNFTNKLFIMGMYHSSKSASFGAGINYRSSLAIMGYYTTETSALQGSANGTFEISLKATLFGK
- a CDS encoding lamin tail domain-containing protein → MRKLLLFTSFLLFSIQLFAQVTLTTSPYKEEFSGLGTALPNGFTVRTGASSSNLGTAAILTTAATAWNNTTGAFKNFASATAGSAATTATQAAATDRALGLRQTGSIGDPNGAFVFQLANTTLKSALKLSFDLQSLDVSSPRVVTWSVDYGFGATPTTFTTATATGTLTTGGSLFTNNTINVDFGTALDNNAGPVWIRIVALSTSTGSGNRPTTGIDNFNLTFTSGATVVPTLSTTPTSLDFNTQQVNTSSAENSFVLNSANLNGTAVNLTTTAPFSISKTSGGTFSTSLNYSNAELTGSNTVYAKFTPTATGTFNEVINISGGGAAVSPTVSLLGVGQTGVITVDQGTLNFGNQATGTTSTVQTYNLSASNLTNNVTVSTSAPFAISKDNITFSTSINYTIAELATSKTVYVRFSPTAIGTFTENAFNASSGSSTKIVILTGVGTTPPAAPVHVVISEVYGGGGNAGATYKNDFIELYNPDNVAVNLTGWSVQYTSATGTGTWAKTDLTGSIPAKSFYLIQSAAGTGGTVNLPTPDVIGTLALSGTTGKVILSNANVALTGANPASAAVVDKVGFGPTATGFEGTPTAVISNTTSVERKASATSTAASLAVGGAEEFDGNGRDTDVNSADFVVTAPNPQNSLVKEPTGANHVVISEVYGGGGNSGSVYKNDFIELYNPTLSAVDLTGWSVQYASATGTSWQVTTLTGTIAPKSFYLVQQAAGTAGTTNLPTADRTGTIAMAAGAGKVLLANVATAQTGSLPTGTQIIDFVGYGATANSFEGTGPAPVPSATFSVERKASATSDAISLGVGGSEEFSGNGYDTDDNSLNFVSKVAMPQNATSTEPASLSGPYLSTTPKTLAFSNQAINTVSAAKTYVLSAGNLTNATTVTVSAPFSISKDNSTFSTSLSYTVVDLATNQTVYVKFNPTSAGNATGTILHASAGATSQNVTLTGPGIDPNQTAFSFENCTTVGSSALSDGFYQYSVTGAQTWGCTTTFGHDSTDPAGLASVGNALQINGFSSGNILNQDWLISPALNLSNMTYAVLSFWTRSAFSGDKLQLKVSTNYTGTGDPSLATWTNIDGKFPESGSDVWTKSGNIDLSTYKALPVYVAFVYNSSTSSASRWTVDDFAVTNSLTPPPVDITISNTSLNFGFQASGTTSAEKTFGFSAGNLTGDVTLTAPTNFTIASTSGGTFGPSVTYTKAAINNTSPTVYAKFSPTAVNTSYSGNVTIATAGSANKTVTLSGNTFDVANTLEVVNWNIEWFGSPAQDPANDTQQAANVKTIVNNINADVYGLAEVVDTALFRATVLPAGYNVIFSSFGSYADNKLDVDYPSAQKLAFMYRTDIIKPVRTFGVLEDTYNPAVASTSADGTPYKNWSSGRFPFAMEANITINGKTENVYFMEIHAKANTGTPAEQVDSYNRRKGGNLQLKNWIDANLQGKKVIILGDFNDVLNPDKTIAPMPTGTGTSYSDFTNDAANYFPITLPLALAGKQSTAGFNTVIDNVIVNKALNANYIQGTAEVLDGVTSLVTNYSSTTTDHYPIKTRYLFGNGEPTLATIANATVCYSPTNQTIALTGITAGAETTQTTTLSVTSDNANLFDVLTVASTGTTTGAITYRLKNNVAGVANITVTVTDNGGTDFGGVNNTSKTFKLTVNGLATATIAGTTAVPQNATAPTITFTGANGVAPYTFIYNINGATNRTVSTTTGNSVTVTAPTNVVGSFAYNLVSVADANCSQTQTGTATVLIRPLPVATIAGTTVVCINSLSPTITFTGSVGTAPYTFTYSINGGSARTVTTSSTTATVTAPSNVAGTFTYTLVSVADAYATQAQTGSAVVNINTLPVINISGNTSTPISKGTPVMLSATGGVSYSWSPSTDIVTGQGTANLTVRPKQTTTYAVTVTNASGCTSNQSITIAVEEDYKIKPLNILTPNGDGKNDKFTIENIDYYPNNTLKIFDRSGRIVYTKKGYANEWDGTYNGTALASDTYYYILDFGTNISQFKGYITIIRN